A stretch of the Thiomicrospira pelophila DSM 1534 genome encodes the following:
- the queA gene encoding tRNA preQ1(34) S-adenosylmethionine ribosyltransferase-isomerase QueA — translation MKRQDFYFDLPESLIAQQPAAQRRDSRLLVLQPDRLEDKQFSDILDYIQPHDLLVFNNTRVIPARLFGEKATGGKVEVLIERILDHNHALCHIRSSKSPKTGARLTMEQAFEIEVVGRQGALFEVLFDAQKTPLEWLETYGHMPLPPYIERADQQEDKERYQTVYSTRPGAVAAPTAGLHFDQAMLDAIQAKGAELGFVTLHVGAGTFKPVQVDNIAEHVMHSEWIEVSPGLVEQVNQTRAKGGRVIAVGTTSVRCLESASNQGSLQAYSGETDIYITPGYEFKQVDVLLTNFHLPESTLIMLVSALAGYEKTMAAYRHAVAQQYRFFSYGDAMLVFKKTD, via the coding sequence TTGAAACGCCAAGATTTTTACTTTGATTTACCGGAAAGCTTAATTGCGCAGCAACCGGCCGCGCAAAGACGCGATAGCCGTCTGCTGGTTTTACAGCCCGATCGTCTTGAAGACAAGCAGTTTAGCGATATTCTGGACTATATTCAGCCGCATGACTTGCTAGTGTTTAATAATACGCGCGTAATTCCGGCGCGTTTATTTGGCGAAAAAGCGACGGGCGGTAAAGTTGAGGTGCTTATTGAACGTATCTTGGATCATAATCACGCGTTATGTCATATTCGTTCCAGCAAATCTCCTAAAACTGGCGCCAGGCTCACCATGGAGCAAGCTTTTGAGATTGAAGTCGTCGGGCGCCAAGGCGCATTATTTGAAGTCTTGTTTGATGCACAGAAAACGCCACTAGAGTGGCTAGAAACTTACGGTCATATGCCCTTGCCTCCCTACATTGAGCGAGCGGACCAACAGGAAGATAAAGAACGTTATCAAACCGTTTACAGCACCAGGCCTGGTGCTGTAGCCGCGCCAACGGCTGGCTTACATTTTGATCAGGCGATGTTAGACGCAATCCAAGCGAAAGGGGCGGAGTTGGGTTTTGTCACCCTGCATGTTGGAGCCGGCACCTTTAAACCCGTACAGGTCGATAATATTGCCGAACATGTCATGCATTCGGAGTGGATTGAGGTATCACCAGGTTTGGTGGAGCAGGTGAATCAAACGCGCGCAAAAGGCGGGCGCGTGATTGCGGTGGGAACCACCAGTGTGCGTTGTTTAGAGTCAGCGTCTAACCAAGGATCGTTGCAAGCTTATAGCGGCGAAACGGATATTTATATTACACCCGGTTATGAATTTAAACAGGTTGATGTACTGTTAACCAACTTCCATCTGCCAGAATCAACCTTGATTATGTTGGTGAGTGCTTTAGCCGGCTACGAAAAAACCATGGCGGCTTATCGACACGCTGTAGCGCAGCAATATCGTTTTTTCAGTTATGGTGACGCCATGCTGGTGTTTAAGAAAACCGATTAA
- a CDS encoding peptide chain release factor 3: MSLILEKTKRRTFAIISHPDAGKTTVTEKLLLYGGAIQMAGAVKSRKTDRGATSDWMKMEQERGISVASSVMQFPYIDVMMNLLDTPGHEDFSEDTYRVLTAVDSALMVIDVAKGVEDRTIKLMEVCRLRDTPILTFINKMDREGKEPIELLDEVEDILKIQCAPMTWPIGMGKRFKGIYHLYNDTVRLFAQADGQRAGAGELLEGLDNPRLDEVLGSQAQELRDEIELVRGASHEFDLDAFLSGKLTPVFFGSAVNNFGLQELLDGFAMYAPPPKGRETETRFVDAAEEKMTGFVFKIQANMDPAHRDRVAFMRIVSGKYEAGKKLKHVRIGKDVKISKAITFLANKREQAEVAYPGDIIGLHNHGTIKIGDTFTEGEDLKFTGIPNFAPELFRRAQLKDPMKMKALQKGLTQLSEEGATQLYRPINNNDLILGAVGVLQFEVVAQRLADEYKVACQFEPVSVATARWVLGDKAEISKFLDKVTDNVAYDAADQLVYIAPTRVNLQLTEERWPNLKFTATREH; this comes from the coding sequence ATGTCGTTAATTTTAGAAAAAACCAAACGCCGCACCTTTGCGATTATTTCGCATCCCGACGCCGGTAAAACTACCGTTACTGAAAAGTTATTGCTTTATGGTGGTGCCATTCAGATGGCGGGCGCGGTTAAAAGTCGAAAAACAGACCGAGGCGCGACGTCCGACTGGATGAAAATGGAGCAGGAGCGTGGTATTTCGGTGGCCTCATCGGTGATGCAGTTCCCTTATATAGATGTGATGATGAACCTGCTCGACACACCGGGTCACGAGGATTTTTCGGAAGACACCTATCGTGTATTAACGGCGGTGGATTCCGCCTTAATGGTAATCGACGTCGCGAAAGGGGTGGAAGATCGTACTATTAAATTGATGGAAGTTTGCCGTTTGCGTGATACGCCGATTTTGACCTTTATTAACAAGATGGACCGTGAAGGTAAAGAACCGATTGAGTTGTTGGATGAAGTCGAAGACATTCTCAAAATCCAATGCGCCCCTATGACCTGGCCGATTGGTATGGGTAAACGTTTTAAGGGTATTTATCATCTTTATAATGATACGGTGCGCCTGTTTGCCCAAGCGGATGGTCAGCGTGCTGGAGCGGGTGAGTTGTTGGAAGGCTTGGATAATCCGCGTTTAGATGAAGTCCTGGGCAGTCAAGCACAAGAGTTGCGTGATGAAATTGAATTGGTGCGTGGTGCAAGTCATGAATTTGATTTGGACGCTTTTTTAAGCGGAAAACTCACGCCGGTATTTTTTGGTTCAGCGGTTAATAACTTTGGTTTACAAGAATTGCTTGATGGGTTTGCCATGTATGCACCACCGCCAAAAGGTCGCGAAACCGAAACGCGTTTTGTGGATGCGGCTGAAGAAAAAATGACTGGTTTTGTGTTTAAAATTCAAGCCAATATGGACCCGGCTCACCGCGACCGGGTTGCGTTTATGCGGATTGTCTCAGGCAAGTATGAGGCCGGTAAAAAGCTCAAACATGTGCGCATCGGCAAAGACGTCAAAATCTCTAAAGCCATTACTTTTTTAGCTAATAAGCGTGAGCAAGCTGAAGTCGCTTATCCAGGCGATATTATTGGTTTGCACAACCACGGAACAATCAAAATTGGTGATACCTTTACCGAGGGTGAAGACCTTAAATTTACCGGAATCCCAAACTTTGCGCCGGAGTTATTCCGTCGTGCACAGTTGAAAGATCCGATGAAAATGAAAGCCTTGCAAAAAGGGTTAACACAGCTTTCAGAAGAGGGCGCGACCCAACTTTACCGACCTATCAACAACAATGACCTAATTTTAGGCGCAGTTGGGGTGTTGCAGTTTGAAGTGGTAGCGCAACGTCTAGCCGATGAATACAAAGTGGCCTGTCAGTTTGAACCGGTAAGTGTTGCAACGGCTCGCTGGGTGCTGGGTGATAAGGCCGAAATTTCAAAGTTTCTCGATAAAGTCACCGATAACGTAGCGTATGATGCTGCAGACCAACTGGTTTACATTGCGCCCACAAGAGTGAATTTACAATTAACCGAAGAACGTTGGCCGAATTTAAAGTTCACGGCAACCCGTGAACATTAG
- a CDS encoding FecR family protein — protein sequence MFKRPNPLFLFILILFFSHQAWSSVGTIVLATGEVEIQRADQLIEAKTGSSIFEQDKILTRDNARAQLRFSDNTVITLGRNTEFGVETFLNEGSNQAEAKFNIAKGTFKAITGQIGKAAPDKFKVKTRTATIGIRGTIFSGRVTPEREMIATLSGLIYVIEDQTGLSVEVPAGQFTNIMPGQPPEPPKPLTTQELQHMNEEGESGQTEGGSGEGSENQAGTNDETQELENSDDLADQNDSINNDQQNVDTRLVDQALNAQIEQEIDSQLSSSSSLSVVGWKVPSYLSDYFIQDPCIDCQGEPVQDDLYLGYTFEVSQTDLLGTFDDNVGWGTWEQDGMFGYWVGGTEASAAADHIDSLIQQGGSYSYAGHLLGEVLVNESVEDISASSLGLEFNFATGAINGHVSFSSASTDWNMMIDSGYVESGGFSVSTSGDVNQESAFAYGYMDGKFFGKEANSVGGIFSFGTEGQSLDYYEANGVFKAVKP from the coding sequence ATGTTTAAGCGTCCAAACCCTCTATTCTTGTTTATTTTGATCCTATTTTTTAGTCACCAGGCCTGGTCGTCGGTGGGTACGATTGTGCTGGCTACTGGCGAGGTTGAAATTCAACGTGCGGATCAGTTAATCGAAGCAAAAACCGGATCGTCTATTTTTGAGCAAGACAAAATTCTCACGCGCGACAACGCGCGTGCTCAGCTACGCTTTAGTGATAACACCGTGATTACGCTTGGACGTAACACCGAATTCGGTGTTGAGACGTTTTTAAATGAAGGCTCTAACCAAGCTGAAGCCAAATTCAATATCGCCAAAGGCACGTTTAAGGCGATCACTGGCCAAATCGGTAAAGCCGCCCCTGATAAATTTAAAGTCAAAACCCGTACCGCTACCATCGGGATTCGTGGCACGATCTTTAGCGGTCGCGTTACACCTGAGCGAGAAATGATTGCGACGCTTAGCGGCCTTATTTATGTTATTGAAGATCAAACCGGTTTGAGTGTTGAAGTACCAGCCGGTCAATTTACCAATATTATGCCAGGCCAACCGCCTGAGCCGCCTAAACCTTTGACGACTCAAGAGTTGCAACACATGAACGAAGAAGGTGAAAGTGGCCAAACAGAAGGCGGGTCTGGTGAAGGTTCAGAAAACCAAGCGGGTACAAATGACGAAACTCAAGAACTTGAAAATTCGGACGATTTAGCCGATCAAAACGACTCTATAAATAATGATCAACAGAATGTGGATACCCGTCTTGTCGATCAAGCATTGAATGCTCAAATTGAACAAGAAATCGATAGTCAGCTATCGTCAAGTTCGAGTTTGTCAGTAGTAGGGTGGAAGGTCCCATCTTATTTATCTGATTATTTTATACAGGATCCTTGTATCGATTGTCAGGGCGAGCCTGTCCAAGATGACCTCTACTTAGGTTATACGTTTGAAGTTTCACAAACTGATTTACTCGGAACCTTTGATGATAACGTGGGCTGGGGTACTTGGGAGCAGGATGGCATGTTTGGTTACTGGGTGGGTGGCACCGAAGCTAGCGCTGCAGCCGATCATATTGACTCTTTGATTCAGCAAGGGGGCTCATATTCTTATGCAGGCCACCTTTTAGGTGAGGTTCTCGTTAATGAATCGGTTGAAGACATTAGCGCTAGTAGCTTAGGCTTGGAGTTTAACTTTGCTACAGGTGCCATTAATGGGCATGTTTCGTTTAGTTCAGCGAGTACGGATTGGAATATGATGATTGATTCAGGTTATGTTGAATCTGGTGGATTTAGTGTGAGTACATCGGGTGATGTTAATCAAGAATCTGCGTTTGCTTACGGTTATATGGACGGCAAATTCTTTGGTAAAGAAGCTAATTCAGTAGGTGGGATTTTTAGTTTTGGAACTGAGGGGCAGTCGTTGGATTACTATGAAGCCAATGGTGTCTTTAAGGCGGTTAAGCCGTGA
- the secD gene encoding protein translocase subunit SecD, with translation MFESQRNIINNRFPAWKYLLLITVVVLGLTYSMPNLFGDDPAVQVSPIQAGQFDQNTTQAIETRLTESGLVPKTLEFDGNQYLLRFSDVEAQLQANDVLRELFERQAVVALNLAPATPTWLRSLGGQPMYLGLDLRGGVHFLMDVDMDAAVEGAYRRYDDEIRNLLRKARVRYQSVDYQDETLRVVFRGADARDQGLVELENEYANEMQILSVDENEQASVSLRLSDSVITETKKFALQQNITTLRNRINELGVAEPVIQQQGERRIVVQLPGVQDTARAKEILGATATLEFRLVDERGDAERAQRTGVAPGQSQLYQFRDGRPILLQRSVIVTGDSVINAQSGIDAQAGSAQVSVTLDGAGGRRMLDTTRDNIGNRMAVVFIESRVDTVEENGEMVKKRVVTRDVINAAVIRDQFANRFQITGLDSPQEAQNLALLLRAGALAAPMEIVEERTVGPSLGQDNIDQGLMSVVVGFILVLILMAWRYKTFGMIANMALVLNLVLIVAVLSLMQATLTLPGIAGIVLTVGMAVDANVLIFERIREELKNGSIQAAIHSGYEKAFITIADANITTLLAAIVLFSFGTGPIKGFAITLTIGIITSMFTAILGTRAIVNWIYGNKRVSKLSI, from the coding sequence ATGTTTGAATCTCAACGTAATATTATTAATAATCGCTTTCCGGCATGGAAATACCTTCTACTGATTACGGTCGTGGTTTTAGGCTTAACCTACTCCATGCCGAACTTGTTTGGTGATGATCCGGCGGTTCAGGTTTCTCCGATACAGGCGGGTCAGTTTGATCAAAACACCACGCAGGCTATTGAAACACGCTTGACTGAATCAGGCCTGGTGCCGAAAACCTTGGAGTTTGATGGCAATCAGTATCTGCTGCGTTTTAGTGATGTCGAAGCCCAGTTGCAAGCCAACGATGTATTACGTGAGTTATTCGAGCGTCAAGCCGTGGTCGCATTAAATTTAGCGCCTGCGACGCCTACTTGGTTACGGTCGTTAGGTGGTCAGCCGATGTATTTGGGTCTCGACTTGCGTGGGGGGGTTCACTTCTTAATGGACGTCGACATGGATGCGGCCGTGGAAGGCGCGTATCGCCGTTACGATGATGAAATTCGTAACCTTTTGCGCAAAGCACGAGTGCGTTATCAATCGGTTGATTATCAAGATGAAACGCTTCGAGTGGTTTTCCGAGGTGCGGATGCGCGCGATCAAGGTTTAGTCGAACTAGAAAACGAATACGCCAACGAAATGCAAATCCTATCGGTTGATGAAAACGAACAGGCGAGCGTTTCATTGCGATTGTCGGACAGTGTCATTACTGAAACCAAAAAGTTCGCGCTTCAGCAAAACATTACCACCTTGCGTAACCGTATTAATGAGTTAGGTGTGGCGGAACCAGTGATTCAGCAACAAGGTGAGCGCCGTATTGTGGTGCAGTTACCTGGTGTGCAAGACACCGCGCGCGCCAAAGAAATTTTGGGTGCAACCGCGACCTTGGAGTTTCGCTTAGTTGATGAACGTGGCGATGCCGAACGTGCGCAACGTACCGGTGTCGCACCAGGTCAGTCGCAACTTTATCAGTTCCGTGATGGTCGTCCGATTTTATTGCAACGCAGTGTGATCGTTACCGGTGATAGCGTCATTAACGCTCAATCGGGTATTGATGCCCAAGCCGGGTCAGCCCAGGTGAGTGTTACCTTAGACGGAGCCGGTGGCCGTCGTATGTTAGATACCACACGTGACAATATTGGTAATCGTATGGCGGTGGTGTTTATTGAAAGCCGAGTAGATACGGTTGAAGAAAATGGTGAGATGGTTAAAAAACGTGTCGTCACGCGCGATGTTATTAACGCGGCGGTGATTCGTGATCAGTTCGCTAATCGTTTCCAGATTACCGGTTTAGATAGCCCACAAGAAGCCCAAAATTTAGCGTTATTATTACGCGCTGGTGCGTTAGCCGCGCCAATGGAAATTGTAGAAGAGCGTACGGTTGGTCCAAGTTTGGGCCAGGACAATATAGACCAAGGTCTAATGTCGGTTGTGGTCGGCTTTATTCTGGTACTGATTCTAATGGCATGGCGTTATAAAACCTTTGGCATGATTGCAAACATGGCTCTAGTTTTAAACTTAGTGTTAATTGTGGCCGTACTGTCGCTAATGCAAGCTACCTTAACTTTGCCTGGGATTGCTGGGATTGTATTGACAGTCGGTATGGCGGTAGATGCGAACGTATTGATTTTTGAACGGATACGAGAAGAGCTTAAAAATGGCTCAATTCAAGCCGCGATACACTCCGGTTACGAAAAAGCCTTTATTACCATTGCGGATGCCAACATTACCACCTTGTTGGCGGCGATTGTATTATTTAGTTTTGGTACCGGACCGATCAAAGGTTTTGCGATTACGCTAACGATCGGCATCATAACCTCAATGTTTACGGCCATCTTAGGAACACGTGCGATTGTAAATTGGATTTACGGTAACAAACGTGTTTCGAAACTGTCTATTTAG
- the tgt gene encoding tRNA guanosine(34) transglycosylase Tgt has protein sequence MQFELDKKDGRARRGRLRFERGTVETPAFMPVGTYGSVKGMTPEELVETGAQIILGNTFHLAIRPGTDIIKLHGDLHDFMHWKGPILTDSGGFQVFSLGKMRKITEQGVLFSNPVNGSKIFMGPEESMQIQRDLGSDIVMIFDECTPYPATHMEADVSMRLSLRWAERSKQAHGDNPAALFGIVQGGMYEDLRQESAQKLQEIGFDGYAIGGLSVGEPKEDMLRVLEVTEPHLPQDRPRYLMGVGKPEDIVEAVRRGIDMFDCVIPTRNARNGFLFTHTGVVKIRNAVHKTSLAPIDAQCDCYTCKNYTRSYLHHLDKCGEIQGARLNTIHNLHYYQALMQDLRDAIANQRLEAFVAEFYAARDLDVPPL, from the coding sequence ATGCAGTTTGAATTAGATAAGAAAGATGGACGGGCTCGTCGTGGGCGCTTGAGGTTCGAACGTGGTACGGTAGAAACCCCGGCCTTTATGCCAGTGGGAACTTATGGCTCGGTAAAAGGCATGACACCTGAAGAACTGGTGGAAACTGGCGCGCAGATTATTCTGGGAAACACCTTTCATTTGGCAATTCGCCCCGGCACCGACATTATTAAATTGCATGGCGATTTACATGATTTTATGCATTGGAAGGGTCCGATTTTGACCGACTCTGGTGGCTTCCAGGTATTTAGTCTGGGTAAAATGCGCAAGATTACCGAGCAAGGCGTGCTGTTTAGTAACCCAGTGAATGGGTCTAAAATCTTTATGGGGCCAGAGGAATCTATGCAAATTCAGCGTGATTTGGGATCCGATATCGTCATGATTTTCGACGAATGCACACCTTACCCAGCCACTCATATGGAAGCCGATGTGTCTATGCGTTTATCCTTACGCTGGGCTGAACGCTCAAAACAAGCCCACGGCGACAATCCGGCGGCCTTATTTGGCATAGTGCAGGGTGGCATGTACGAAGACTTGCGCCAAGAATCGGCTCAGAAGTTGCAAGAGATCGGATTCGATGGTTATGCGATTGGTGGCTTATCGGTAGGTGAGCCTAAAGAAGATATGCTACGTGTTTTAGAAGTGACCGAACCGCATTTACCACAAGACCGCCCACGTTACTTAATGGGGGTGGGTAAGCCGGAGGATATTGTCGAAGCCGTACGTCGAGGCATTGATATGTTCGACTGCGTGATTCCGACACGTAACGCGCGTAACGGTTTTTTGTTTACGCACACAGGCGTGGTAAAAATTCGCAATGCCGTGCACAAAACCAGTTTGGCGCCGATTGATGCACAGTGTGATTGCTATACCTGCAAAAATTACACGCGTTCTTATTTGCACCACTTAGATAAGTGCGGCGAAATTCAGGGCGCGCGTTTAAACACCATCCATAATCTGCATTATTACCAAGCTTTAATGCAAGACTTACGTGATGCGATTGCCAATCAGCGCTTAGAAGCGTTTGTCGCTGAGTTTTATGCGGCACGCGATTTGGACGTGCCGCCCTTGTAG
- the yajC gene encoding preprotein translocase subunit YajC codes for MSFFISDAMAEGAAASGGAGWEGLIPLILLFVIFYFLLIRPQQKKVKEHRKLVSELSKGDEIITYGGMGGKIRDLDEAFCDLEIANNVVVKVDRQNIARLLPKGTLKGTANNDKKDQAEADSEA; via the coding sequence ATGAGCTTTTTTATTAGCGATGCAATGGCTGAAGGTGCAGCCGCTTCTGGTGGTGCTGGATGGGAAGGATTGATTCCTCTAATCTTACTATTTGTAATTTTCTACTTTTTGCTAATCCGCCCACAGCAGAAAAAAGTAAAAGAACACCGCAAGTTAGTGAGCGAACTGTCTAAGGGTGACGAAATTATTACTTACGGCGGTATGGGTGGCAAAATTCGTGATTTAGATGAAGCGTTTTGTGATCTAGAAATCGCTAACAATGTAGTGGTAAAAGTAGACCGTCAAAACATCGCCCGCCTATTGCCAAAAGGCACGCTAAAAGGCACGGCAAACAACGATAAGAAGGATCAAGCTGAAGCGGATAGCGAAGCTTAA
- the secF gene encoding protein translocase subunit SecF, which yields MTQEQTKTQTSVDLGKINFMKVRTPAMILSLVLLVASLAGLWVKGLNLGVDFTGGTIIELSYPNGAELNILRDQLVEAGYEQAQVQHFGSSREVLIRIAPREDMASATLSNEVMASLRAASDETIELRRVEFVGPQVGEELTSDGALAVLYALIGILIYVALRFEFRFSLGAIAALVHDVVITVGVFAWTQIQFDLTVLAALLAIIGYSLNDTIVVFDRVRENFRMIREGSPSEVTNKALNDMLSRTLMTSLTTLMVLVALFFLGGEIIHGFATALIIGVVVGTYSSVYVASNVALMLGVSKQDLMPPVKADDDSDEKEDELQRAFLEAEAKRKLQD from the coding sequence ATGACACAAGAACAAACAAAGACCCAGACTTCCGTTGATCTAGGCAAAATCAACTTTATGAAAGTTCGTACACCAGCGATGATTTTATCTTTGGTGTTGTTAGTTGCTTCACTCGCTGGGTTATGGGTGAAAGGTCTCAACCTAGGGGTAGACTTTACCGGTGGAACCATTATTGAGTTGTCTTATCCAAATGGTGCCGAGTTGAATATTTTGCGAGACCAGCTGGTTGAAGCCGGTTACGAACAAGCTCAAGTGCAACATTTTGGCTCATCACGTGAAGTGTTGATTCGTATTGCACCGCGTGAAGATATGGCTTCAGCGACTTTAAGTAACGAAGTGATGGCGAGCTTAAGAGCCGCGAGTGATGAAACGATTGAATTACGTCGAGTCGAATTTGTCGGCCCACAAGTTGGCGAAGAGCTGACTTCGGATGGCGCGCTGGCGGTTTTGTATGCCTTAATTGGTATTTTAATTTACGTGGCGTTGCGTTTTGAGTTCCGTTTTTCATTAGGCGCGATAGCCGCCTTAGTGCATGACGTGGTGATTACGGTAGGCGTGTTTGCCTGGACGCAAATTCAATTTGACTTGACCGTATTAGCCGCCTTACTGGCGATTATTGGTTACTCACTGAACGATACTATCGTGGTGTTTGACCGTGTACGCGAAAACTTTCGTATGATTCGTGAAGGGTCGCCATCCGAAGTTACAAATAAAGCTCTAAACGACATGCTGTCGCGTACCTTGATGACCTCCTTAACAACCTTAATGGTACTAGTGGCGCTGTTTTTCTTAGGTGGAGAAATTATTCATGGATTTGCCACTGCGTTAATCATTGGTGTCGTGGTGGGGACATACTCATCGGTTTATGTAGCGAGCAATGTCGCTTTAATGTTAGGCGTTTCAAAGCAAGACTTGATGCCACCGGTTAAAGCGGATGATGATTCCGACGAAAAAGAAGATGAATTGCAGCGCGCATTTTTAGAAGCCGAAGCCAAGCGTAAGTTGCAAGACTAA
- a CDS encoding flagellar hook protein FlgE: MSAYDLNALSGINASSQGLGVISNNLANSQTIGFKSGRAEFADMFSGAQKSPGNGVRVEAITQSFEQGTITATGREMDLALDGEGFFILNDQTGKYGNVYTRNGSFKLDKEGFMTDQAGNKVQGYTLNEALSKELNPVFNTTLSSINLMELNKTPRATDEMTYDINLDGQEKYNVDPFDVNPTATVGSTDNLLKLTKPEEPGVGPFGGFPDFSTQKTIHDTLGGEHRLTSNFYKRDVVEAVVGLSRFQEAYNDYSNALVNLNNQIDDLAAKIDADPASYNYIGPALSALTPTGFRNEIDNAANWDLVADPNAQTAVQDLIDPFETALETTFADFQTRISDDFTNEGLGNNTVLSALATDAYTLAEDEATTYAEYQYELDGDNGVTYDGRKTADLNDLGEKYTSWIVQYTVEDYDEDTGEWTTSGHRYDQTNGVETNEAGVIFELRFDTNGNLLQTRQPADRTDPKGENLAADMDPTSRELSPADWVEVSGRKGKLDWVIDSPKTGATDPLGAEDPTTLQLAIDVDFSDMTMYSGDYTLRGVTQNGYRIGDLVGLTTGRDGVIEARYSNGRSIPVAQLAVANFNDLNALEKLGGQTYAESFGSGAAMIGMAQSGGMGTINAGSLEYSNVDTAGELVKMIQTQRTYQASAQVLSTSQQLTQTILQL; the protein is encoded by the coding sequence ATGTCTGCATATGATCTAAATGCTTTAAGTGGAATAAACGCGTCTTCGCAAGGCTTAGGCGTTATCTCAAACAACTTGGCCAACTCACAAACCATCGGTTTTAAAAGTGGTCGTGCTGAATTTGCCGATATGTTTTCAGGCGCACAAAAATCACCCGGTAACGGGGTGCGGGTTGAAGCCATTACGCAGAGTTTTGAGCAGGGTACGATTACCGCCACCGGTCGTGAAATGGACTTGGCGTTGGATGGTGAGGGTTTCTTTATTCTTAATGACCAAACCGGTAAATACGGTAATGTGTATACCCGAAATGGTTCATTTAAGTTGGATAAAGAAGGCTTTATGACCGACCAAGCTGGCAATAAGGTGCAAGGTTATACGCTAAATGAAGCCTTATCAAAAGAGTTGAACCCGGTGTTTAATACGACCTTATCGTCGATCAATTTGATGGAATTGAACAAAACACCACGCGCTACCGACGAAATGACTTATGACATTAACTTGGATGGTCAAGAAAAATACAATGTTGACCCATTTGATGTTAACCCAACCGCCACCGTAGGCTCAACAGATAACTTGTTGAAGTTAACTAAGCCAGAAGAGCCGGGCGTGGGTCCATTTGGGGGCTTCCCTGATTTTTCAACCCAAAAAACTATCCATGATACTTTAGGTGGTGAACACCGTTTAACCTCTAATTTCTATAAGCGCGATGTGGTTGAAGCGGTAGTGGGTTTGTCACGCTTTCAAGAAGCTTACAATGATTACTCAAATGCCTTGGTGAACTTAAATAATCAGATTGATGACCTTGCGGCCAAAATTGATGCCGACCCAGCGTCTTATAATTATATAGGCCCTGCATTATCAGCATTAACCCCCACCGGCTTTCGAAATGAGATAGATAACGCGGCCAACTGGGATTTAGTAGCCGATCCTAACGCACAAACAGCGGTGCAGGACCTGATTGATCCATTTGAAACAGCACTAGAGACAACATTTGCCGACTTTCAAACTAGAATATCTGATGACTTCACTAATGAAGGGTTAGGTAATAATACTGTGTTGTCTGCACTTGCAACTGATGCTTATACGCTGGCTGAAGATGAAGCGACAACTTATGCGGAGTACCAGTACGAGCTCGACGGTGATAACGGCGTAACTTACGACGGTCGTAAAACCGCGGATCTAAATGATTTAGGTGAAAAGTATACCAGTTGGATTGTGCAGTATACCGTAGAAGATTATGACGAAGACACGGGTGAGTGGACTACAAGTGGTCATCGTTATGATCAAACAAATGGTGTAGAGACCAATGAAGCCGGTGTGATTTTCGAGTTGCGTTTCGATACGAACGGCAACCTATTACAAACGCGTCAACCAGCGGACCGTACAGATCCTAAAGGTGAGAATTTGGCCGCAGACATGGATCCTACCTCTCGTGAGTTGAGTCCGGCTGATTGGGTTGAAGTTTCAGGCCGTAAAGGTAAGTTGGACTGGGTTATTGACAGCCCTAAAACTGGTGCCACCGACCCACTGGGTGCGGAGGATCCGACGACTTTGCAGTTAGCGATTGATGTTGATTTTTCTGACATGACTATGTATTCCGGTGATTACACGCTACGTGGTGTGACACAGAACGGTTATCGTATCGGTGATTTGGTGGGGCTAACTACCGGCCGTGATGGTGTGATCGAGGCGCGTTATTCAAACGGTCGTTCTATTCCGGTGGCCCAGTTAGCGGTGGCGAACTTTAATGACTTAAACGCCCTCGAAAAACTCGGTGGTCAGACCTATGCTGAATCGTTTGGATCTGGTGCGGCGATGATCGGTATGGCTCAGTCGGGCGGTATGGGTACCATTAATGCGGGTTCACTTGAATATTCAAACGTGGATACGGCAGGTGAGTTGGTGAAAATGATCCAAACCCAGCGTACTTACCAAGCTAGTGCCCAGGTATTGTCTACCTCGCAGCAGCTAACGCAGACTATTTTACAGCTGTAA